One part of the Coffea eugenioides isolate CCC68of chromosome 10, Ceug_1.0, whole genome shotgun sequence genome encodes these proteins:
- the LOC113750872 gene encoding protein CELLULOSE SYNTHASE INTERACTIVE 3-like has product MSKSSSPKSRVKNASSSCHTRRDSNGAAELDDPERTMSRVAKFIEQLHANKSSPPEKELITANLLGICKARKEARALIGSHAQAMPLFISLLRTGTVLAKTNVAATLSVMCRDEDLRVKVLLGGCVPPLLTILKSESIEARKAAAEAVYAVSAVGLSDDHVGMKIFVTEGVVPTLWEQLNPKRKQDKVVEGFVTGALRNLCGDKDGYWTATLEAGGVDTIVRLLSSDNTVTQSNAASLLARVVLAFSDSIPKVIDSGAVNALLKLLDQQNDVTVRANAADALEALSSKSASAKKSIVEAQGIPVLIGAVVAPSKEGMQGEGGQDLQRHATKALANICGGMSALILYLGELSKSPRLAAPVADIIGALAYSLMVFEQDAEEETFDATKIENSLVTLLKPRDNKLVQERLFEAMASMYGNSHLSKTISQPVAKKVLIGLITMAFGDAQESLILSLIRFCCDNVGIWEAIGKREGIQLLMSFLGLSSEQHQEYAVKFLRILTDQVDDSKWAITAAGGIPPLVQLLEMGSQKAREDAAYILWNLCCHSEDILNCVESADAIPAFLWLLKNGGSEGQKASAKVLTKLIRVPDSSIINQLLVLLLGDSPSSKAHVIKVLGHVLAMASHSDLVQIGAAANKGLRSLVQALNSSNEKTQEHAASVLADLFTTRHDICDNFATDEVIDHCMKLLTSKTHGIATQSARALGALSRPTKTNSSKQKSYIAEGDVKPLIKMAKTSSIDSAETAVAALANLLSDTQIAAEALAEDVVSALTRVLGEGSPDGKKNASRALHQLLKHFPLGDVLTSSAQCRFAVLAVLDALNEMDMDGNDVNDALDLVSLLARTKQGMNFSYPLWSALPDIPAALEALVKCLSMGPPQVQDKVIEILSRLCRDQPTVLSDSLMTQLESISALANRIMNSTSLEVKVGGAALLICAAKEHRVQLMDILDAYGYLKALIYSLVDLMKQNSSCSSLEIEVRTPRGFSERTAFREVNEFEIPDPATVLGGTIALWLLAIISSFHVKNKLTVFEAGGLDVLSEKLAVYISNSQAEFQDTEGIWISSLLVAILFQDANVVLSPAAMHLIPSLTLLLKSEEVIDRFFAAQAMASLVSHGNKGLNLAVANSGAVAGLITLVGHIESDIPNLVALSDEFSLVRNPDEVVLELLFEIEDVRIGSTARKNIPLLVDLLRPMPDRPGAPPVAVQLLTRIADGNDANKLIMAEAGALDALSRYLSLSPQDLTEATISELLRILFSNPDLLQYEATISCTHQLVAVLHLGSRSARLSAARALDELFDAEHIRNSETASQAFQPLLDMLGSASGSEQQAAFSALIKLTSGNNSKAVLSAETEENPLDNLHKILVSSSSLELKSNAAELCFVFFSNAKFREMQIAAEFLKPLLSLIESGTDSAMEAGICAFEKLLDDEQLVELVSAYDVVDLLVHLISGSNHRLIEASICTLIKLGKDRTPRKLDMVKAGIIDSCLALLPTAPSTLCSTIAELFRILTNSSAISKSSAAAKIVEPLFLLLLRADFNLWGQHSALQALVNILEKPQSLATLKLTPSQIIEPLITFLESPSQAIQQLGTELLSHLLEQEHFKQDITTKNAIVPLVQLAGIGILSLQQTAIKALESISLSWPEAVADAGGIFELARVIIQDEPEPSDTLLESAALVLSNVLRSNPDYYFKVPLVVLVKMLHSVQEGTVKLALDALIVQEKTDAASAELMVEAGAVDPLLDLLRSHQCEEASGKLIEALFNNARVREMKVSKYAIAPLAQYLLDPQTRSQSGRLLAALALGDLSQHEGLARASSSVSACQALISLLEDQPTEEMIMVAICALQNFVMHSRTNRRAVAEAGGILVIQEMLLSANSDIAVQAALLIKFLFSNHTLQEYVSNDLIRSLTAALEKELWASASTNEEVLRTMHVIFTNFPKLHISEAATLSIPHLVAALKSDNEAAQDSALNTLCLLKHSWSTMPIDVSKSQAIIAAEAIPILQSLMKTCPPSFHDRADSLLHRLPGCLTVTINRAKNLKQVMGGTNAFCRLTIGNGPARQTKVVSHNMCPEWKESFTWAFDIPPKGQKLHIICKSKSAFGKTTLGRVTIQIDKVVSEGTYSGEFSLRHDSNKDGSSRTIEIEITWSNRLSDETV; this is encoded by the exons ATGTCAAAGTCTTCATCCCCTAAATCCAGGGTTAAAAATGCTTCATCTTCTTGTCATACTAGAAG GGATTCAAATGGAGCTGCAGAATTGGATGATCCAGAAAGGACAATGTCTAGAGTGGCTAAATTTATTGAGCAGCTACATGCAAACAAGTCATCACCACCTGAGAAGGAGCTCATTACAGCCAACTTGCTTGGTATATGTAAAGCTAGAAAGGAAGCCCGGGCTCTTATTGGATCTCACGCCCAAGCAATGCCATTGTTTATATCCCTTCTTAGAACTGGCACTGTTTTGGCAAAAACTAACGTAGCCGCTACTTTAAGTGTGATGTGCAGAGATGAAGATTTACGAGTGAAGGTACTCCTAGGTGGTTGTGTCCCTCCTTTATTAACAATTTTAAAGTCAGAATCAATTGAAGCAAGGAAGGCAGCTGCAGAGGCAGTATATGCTGTTTCAGCTGTTGGACTTTCAGATGATCATGTTGGCATGAAAATATTTGTCACAGAAGGGGTAGTGCCCACTTTATGGGAGCAACTAAATCCCAAAAGAAAGCAGGACAAAGTGGTAGAAGGCTTTGTCACAGGGGCTTTGAGAAATCTTTGTGGAGACAAAGATGGTTATTGGACTGCAACGCTGGAGGCTGGTGGAGTGGACACTATTGTGAGGCTTCTATCTTCAGACAATACTGTGACTCAATCTAATGCTGCTTCTCTCTTGGCCCGTGTAGTCCTGGCTTTTAGTGATAGCATTCCTAAAGTAATTGATTCTGGAGCAGTTAACGCTTTGCTTAAACTCTTGGATCAACAAAATGATGTTACTGTGCGTGCCAATGCAGCTGATGCTCTGGAGGCTCTTTCTTCCAAATCAGCAAGTGCTAAGAAATCTATTGTCGAGGCTCAGGGAATTCCAGTACTGATTGGGGCTGTTGTTGCTCCTTCTAAGGAAGGAATGCAAGGAGAGGGAGGACAGGATCTTCAGCGGCATGCAACAAAAGCCTTGGCAAATATATGCGGAGGGATGTCAGCTCTAATACTTTATCTTGGAGAGCTCTCGAAGTCTCCACGCTTGGCTGCTCCAGTTGCTGATATAATTGGAGCACTTGCTTATTCTCTCATGGTTTTTGAGCAGGATGCTGAGGAGGAAACATTTGATGCAACCAAGATTGAGAACAGCTTAGTAACACTATTAAAACCACGTGATAACAAGCTGGTCCAGGAGCGACTTTTTGAGGCCATGGCTAGCATGTATGGAAATTCTCATCTATCAAAAACAATTAGTCAACCGGTGGCAAAGAAGGTGCTAATTGGGCTTATAACGATGGCTTTTGGTGATGCACAAGAGTCTCTGATACTTTCTCTAATACGCTTCTGCTGTGATAATGTTGGCATCTGGGAAGCTATTGGAAAGAGAGAAGGAATTCAGTTATTGATGTCATTCTTGGGTCTGTCGAGTGAACAGCATCAAGAGTATGCAGTTAAATTTCTAAGAATCCTGACCGATCAAGTTGATGACAGCAAATGGGCAATCACTGCAGCTGGTGGCATTCCACCTCTTGTCCAATTGTTAGAAATGGGATCTCAGAAGGCTAGGGAAGATGCAGCATATATATTATGGAATTTGTGCTGTCATAGTGAGGACATTCTTAATTGTGTTGAAAGTGCTGATGCCATACCAGCGTTTCTGTGGCTTCTAAAAAATGGTGGATCTGAGGGACAGAAAGCCTCTGCTAAGGTCCTGACAAAGCTTATTCGAGTTCCTGATTCATCAATCATCAACCAATTACTGGTTTTACTCTTGGGTGACTCGCCAAGCTCAAAGGCCCACGTAATTAAGGTTTTGGGTCATGTGCTTGCCATGGCTTCACACAGTGACCTTGTGCAAATTGGTGCTGCTGCTAATAAGGGGCTGAGATCACTAGTGCAGGCTCTCAATTCCTCAAATGAGAAAACCCAAGAACATGCAGCATCTGTTCTGGCTGACTTGTTCACTACCCGCCATGATATTTGTGACAATTTTGCAACAGATGAAGTAATAGACCATTGCATGAAGCTTTTGACTAGTAAGACTCATGGTATTGCAACACAGTCAGCTCGTGCCTTGGGTGCTTTGTCTCGCCCCACAAAGACTAATTCTTCAAAACAAAAGTCTTATATTGCAGAAGGGGATGTCAAACCTTTGATTAAAATGGCAAAAACATCGTCAATTGATTCTGCAGAGACTGCAGTAGCTGCATTGGCCAATTTGTTGTCAGACACCCAGATAGCAGCTGAGGCACTGGCAGAAGATGTTGTTTCAGCTTTGACAAGAGTTTTAGGAGAAGGATCACCAGATGGGAAGAAAAATGCATCACGTGCCCTTCATCAATTGTTAAAACACTTTCCATTAGGTGATGTACTAACTAGTAGCGCTCAGTGTCGGTTTGCGGTTCTTGCAGTTCTTGATGCTTTGAATGAAATGGATATGGATGGGAATGATGTAAATGATGCTTTAGATCTTGTTTCACTATTGGCAAGGACAAAGCAAGGTATGAACTTCAGTTATCCACTGTGGTCTGCCCTTCCTGACATTCCTGCAGCTTTGGAGGCACTGGTAAAGTGCCTGTCTATGGGACCACCCCAGGTGCAAGACAAAGTGATAGAAATTCTCTCAAGGCTTTGCAGGGATCAACCAACAGTGCTAAGTGATTCCTTGATGACACAGTTAGAATCTATCAGTGCATTGGCAAACAGAATAATGAACTCAACTAGTCTTGAAGTCAAAGTCGGGGGAGCAGCCTTACTCATTTGTGCAGCCAAGGAGCACAGAGTTCAGTTAATGGATATACTTGATGCATATGGATACTTGAAAGCTCTTATATATTCTCTAGTAGATTTGATGAAACAAAATTCCAGTTGCAGTTCTCTAGAAATCGAAGTTAGAACACCCCGAGGTTTCAGTGAAAGAACTGCTTTCAGAGAAGTAAACGAATTTGAGATTCCTGATCCAGCAACTGTCTTAGGAGGCACTATTGCTCTGTGGTTGCTAGCAATAATATCTTCATTTCATGTGAAGAACAAATTAACAGTTTTTGAGGCTGGGGGACTTGATGTCCTTTCTGAGAAGCTTGCAGTTTATATTAGTAATTCACAG GCAGAATTCCAGGATACAGAGGGCATATGGATTAGTTCCTTGCTTGTGGCAATCTTGTTCCAGGATGCCAATGTTGTATTATCCCCAGCAGCCATGCATCTCATCCCCTCGCTTACACTTTTACTGAAGTCTGAGGAAGTTATCGACAGATTCTTTGCTGCCCAGGCAATGGCTAGTCTTGTTTCCCATGGAAACAAGGGATTAAATCTTGCAGTTGCAAACTCTGGTGCAGTTGCTGGGTTAATAACCCTAGTTGGTCATATAGAATCTGATATCCCAAATCTTGTTGCATTATCAGATGAATTTTCTCTTGTCAGAAATCCTGATGAAGTTGTTCTTGAACTCCTTTTCGAGATTGAAGATGTAAGAATTGGTTCTACTGCACGTAAGAATATTCCTCTACTTGTAGATCTTTTGAGACCGATGCCAGATAGGCCTGGTGCACCTCCAGTGGCTGTTCAGCTCCTGACTCGAATTGCTGATGGAAATGATGCAAACAAGTTAATTATGGCAGAAGCTGGAGCATTGGATGCCCTGAGTAGATACCTGTCTTTGAGTCCCCAGGACCTAACTGAGGCTACAATATCTGAATTGTTGAGAATACTCTTCAGCAACCCCGATCTTCTTCAATATGAAGCAACTATTAGTTGCACACACCAACTTGTTGCTGTTCTTCATTTAGGTTCAAGAAGTGCAAGACTGAGTGCTGCTAGGGCTCTAGATGAACTTTTTGATGCTGAACATATCAGAAATTCTGAAACAGCTTCACAAGCATTTCAGCCTTTGTTGGATATGCTTGGTTCTGCATCTGGGAGTGAGCAACAAGCAGCTTTTAGTGCTTTGATTAAGTTGACTTCGGGAAATAATTCAAAAGCAGTTTTAAGTGCCGAAACTGAAGAAAATCCTCTTGACAATCTACACAAAATTCTTGTTTCGTCTTCTTCTTTGGAATTGAAGAGTAATGCTGCAGAACTCTGCTTTGTGTTTTTTTCTAATGCAAAATTCAGAGAAATGCAAATAGCAGCTGAATTCTTAAAGCCACTTTTGTCATTGATAGAGTCAGGAACAGATTCAGCTATGGAAGCTGGTATTTGTGCTTTTGAAAAATTGTTGGATGACGAACAACTGGTGGAGCTTGTATCTGCTTATGATGTTGTTGATCTTCTCGTTCACTTGATTTCTGGATCAAACCATCGGCTGATTGAAGCGAGCATTTGTACTCTCATCAAGTTGGGGAAAGACCGAACTCCTCGCAAGTTGGATATGGTCAAAGCTGGCATCATTGATAGTTGTCTTGCGCTACTCCCTACTGCACCTAGTACCCTGTGCTCAACAATAGCAGAACTTTTCCGTATACTGACAAATAGTAGTGCAATTTCAAAAAGCTCAGCTGCCGCAAAAATTGTAGAACCTCTGTTCTTGTTGTTGCTTCGGGCAGACTTCAACCTTTGGGGACAACACAGTGCGCTGCAAGCACTGGTTAATATATTAGAGAAGCCGCAAAGCCTTGCAACCTTAAAACTTACCCCCAGCCAAATCATCGAGCCTCTGATTACATTTCTGGAATCCCCATCTCAAGCTATCCAGCAGCTTGGGACAGAATTGCTCTCCCATCTGCTTGAACAAGAGCATTTTAAGCAAGATATAACAACAAAAAATGCTATTGTGCCCCTTGTACAACTTGCAGGGATCGGAATATTAAGCTTGCAGCAAACTGCAATAAAGGCCTTGGAAAGTATCTCTTTAAGCTGGCCAGAGGCTGTTGCTGATGCTGGTGGTATTTTTGAGCTTGCGAGGGTTATTATTCAAGATGAACCCGAACCATCTGACACATTACTGGAATCAGCAGCTCTGGTTCTCTCTAATGTTCTGCGCTCTAATCCAGACTATTACTTCAAAGTTCCACTGGTGGTTCTTGTGAAAATGTTGCACTCGGTACAAGAGGGCACAGTTAAACTTGCTCTTGATGCACTGATTGTTCAAGAAAAGACTGATGCTGCAAGTGCTGAACTGATGGTCGAAGCTGGTGCTGTAGATCCTCTACTAGATCTGTTAAGATCTCATCAATGTGAAGAAGCCTCAGGAAAACTGATTGAAGCTTTATTTAATAATGCACGAGTACGAGAGATGAAGGTATCTAAATACGCTATAGCACCCCTAGCACAGTATTTACTGGATCCACAAACTCGGTCACAGTCTGGTAGGCTTCTTGCAGCTCTTGCTCTTGGTGATCTCTCCCAGCATGAAGGACTTGCCAGAGCCAGTAGTTCTGTATCAGCCTGTCAAGCACTAATAAGCTTGCTTGAGGATCAACCAACAGAAGAGATGATTATGGTGGCGATTTGTGCATTACAAAACTTTGTCATGCATAGTCGTACCAATAGAAGAGCTGTTGCTGAAGCAGGAGGTATATTGGTAATTCAGGAAATGCTATTGTCTGCAAATTCAGACATTGCAGTGCAGGCAGCTCTGCTGATCaagtttttattttcaaatcataCACTCCAGGAATATGTATCAAATGACCTTATTAGGTCATTGACAG CTGCATTGGAGAAAGAACTGTGGGCTAGTGCAAGTACTAATGAAGAGGTTTTAAGGACCATGCATGTCATATTCACCAACTTCCCAAAGCTCCATATTTCTGAAGCAGCTACACTTAGTATTCCTCATTTGGTAGCAGCATTAAAATCTGATAATGAGGCTGCACAAGATTCTGCTCTAAACACCTTGTGTTTGCTGAAACATTCCTGGTCAACCATGCCAATAGATGTCTCAAAATCCCAAGCAATCATTGCTGCAGAAGCGATACCAATCCTGCAAAGTCTCATGAAAACTTGCCCGCCAAGTTTCCATGATAGAGCTGATAGCCTGTTGCATAGATTGCCAGGTTGTTTAACTGTTACTATTAACCGTGCAAAAAACCTAAAGCAAGTCATGGGAGGTACAAATGCCTTTTGTCGATTAACCATTGGTAATGGTCCTGCAAGGCAAACAAAG GTTGTGAGCCACAACATGTGTCCAGAATGGAAAGAAAGTTTTACCTGGGCCTTTGATATACCACCGAAGGGCCAGAAGTTGCACATAATATGCAAAAGCAAAAGTGCATTTGGAAAG ACAACTCTAGGGAGGGTGACAATCCAAATTGACAAAGTTGTGAGTGAAGGGACATACAGTGGTGAATTCAGCCTGAGACATGATAGCAACAAAGATGGCTCCTCGCGAACAATTGAAATTGAGATTACTTGGTCGAATAGGTTATCAGATGAAACTGTGTGA